One Candidatus Zixiibacteriota bacterium DNA window includes the following coding sequences:
- a CDS encoding sigma-54 dependent transcriptional regulator, producing MARILVVDDEPKMTSLICGTLEDSGHTVTTTTKPAEALTLLAKHAFDIVITDLSMPEISGMVVLEKALEKEGTEVVMMTAYGTVESAVSAMKKGAADYLLKPFSLDELTLLVKKLVDQQKQRSLSDHFRQVAAAGFADRFIGTSPAAVNVRRLVEQVARTETTVLLTGKSGTGKELAARMIHDLSPRHSQPFIAVNCAAITETLLESELFGHERGAFTGAVARKRGRFELAEGGTIFLDEIGEMSPNMQSKLLRVIEERKLVRVGGLDTVAIDVRIIAATNRDLKEATRTGAFREDLYFRLAVFPINMPSLSEREDDVLELAEYFLARQQFPHARLSAGVKELFRHYDWPGNIRELRNVLERAVILAAGEPLEPEDFSLEIDDAPVIRAPDIVGAPHAPGAGLEQSEKEMILSALTRAKGNKTDAARLLKITRRRLYSRMKVHGIPLE from the coding sequence ATGGCGCGCATACTGGTCGTCGATGACGAACCCAAAATGACTTCCCTCATCTGCGGAACGCTCGAAGATTCGGGGCATACCGTCACCACCACCACCAAACCAGCCGAAGCGCTAACACTCCTGGCAAAACACGCGTTCGATATTGTCATCACCGATCTCTCCATGCCGGAGATCTCGGGAATGGTCGTACTTGAGAAGGCGCTCGAAAAGGAGGGGACCGAGGTGGTCATGATGACCGCCTACGGGACAGTCGAAAGCGCCGTCAGCGCCATGAAAAAAGGGGCCGCCGACTATCTCCTGAAGCCTTTTTCGCTCGACGAACTCACCCTGTTGGTCAAGAAACTCGTAGATCAGCAAAAGCAGCGATCCCTCAGCGACCACTTTCGACAGGTGGCCGCCGCCGGATTCGCCGACCGGTTTATTGGGACATCACCAGCGGCCGTCAACGTCCGCAGATTAGTTGAACAAGTGGCCCGAACCGAGACCACCGTTCTCCTGACCGGCAAGTCCGGCACCGGTAAAGAACTGGCCGCCCGGATGATCCATGATCTTTCACCACGTCACTCGCAGCCGTTCATAGCCGTGAACTGCGCCGCCATCACCGAGACCCTTTTGGAATCGGAGCTATTTGGCCATGAACGGGGAGCCTTCACGGGCGCGGTGGCCCGCAAACGGGGTCGGTTCGAATTGGCCGAGGGGGGGACGATCTTCCTCGATGAGATCGGCGAGATGTCCCCTAACATGCAGTCCAAGCTTCTTCGGGTCATCGAAGAACGGAAGCTGGTGCGGGTAGGGGGCCTCGATACGGTCGCTATCGATGTCCGGATAATCGCGGCCACCAACCGTGATCTCAAAGAGGCCACCCGGACAGGCGCGTTTCGCGAGGACCTCTATTTCAGGCTGGCGGTTTTTCCGATCAATATGCCATCGCTGTCGGAACGAGAGGACGACGTCCTGGAACTGGCGGAATATTTTCTGGCCCGGCAACAGTTTCCACACGCCCGTCTCAGTGCCGGGGTCAAGGAACTGTTTCGTCACTACGACTGGCCCGGCAATATACGGGAGCTTCGCAACGTGCTTGAGCGGGCGGTGATCCTGGCGGCCGGTGAGCCGCTGGAACCGGAAGATTTTTCGCTTGAGATCGATGATGCTCCCGTAATTCGTGCTCCCGATATCGTGGGAGCACCACATGCTCCCGGTGCGGGACTCGAGCAGAGCGAGAAG
- a CDS encoding HAMP domain-containing sensor histidine kinase, which produces MLARSKRYVAVALFTVVLVLLVNLAWWYYYQHTETLLEQQLARRLRSVAQTSAAGLSAAAVDSLTHGNIEAYLEVNRYLDRIRLEDSLSELFILDDNYSYLATTLEEPDTLYFLAGLNGPFIDSLFYSSRHAAIVTPSYQTGAFYLKSAFAPLVDTMGITLAVLGVEASVDYFDSLVSLKENLTYATLFSLIAGFLLGFLFLLLQRNLNRAEQHLFLAQTHGYLGRMVAVVAHEIRNPLMIIRASAERLHKKSQADESRYIIEETDRLNSIVSGYLEFAKAEGQLLSGEPPEQFDLTELLASSKRHLSEKYASHELIWFGSPPSSVMPMTGHPRSLRQVILNLLINGAEACLASDRPMAIGLSADEVGNTVIIRVSDHGPGIGKKELKRLFEPFYTTRQTGSGLGLYVSRKIIEEMGGTLRLDSREATGTTAIIELPKRTTT; this is translated from the coding sequence ATGCTGGCCCGCTCCAAACGGTATGTCGCGGTTGCGCTGTTCACGGTGGTTCTGGTTCTGCTTGTGAATCTCGCCTGGTGGTACTATTACCAGCATACCGAGACACTCCTTGAACAGCAACTCGCTCGCCGACTCCGCTCGGTCGCCCAGACCAGTGCGGCAGGCCTATCCGCGGCCGCTGTCGACAGTCTGACCCACGGCAATATCGAGGCGTATCTTGAGGTAAACCGCTACCTGGACCGGATTCGGCTGGAGGACTCACTATCCGAGTTGTTCATTCTCGACGACAATTACAGCTATCTGGCCACCACCTTAGAGGAGCCGGACACGCTCTATTTCCTGGCTGGTCTCAACGGACCGTTCATCGATTCACTCTTTTACAGCAGTCGGCATGCGGCGATCGTGACACCATCGTATCAAACCGGCGCGTTCTACCTCAAATCAGCGTTCGCACCGCTGGTTGATACTATGGGTATTACGCTGGCCGTGCTTGGTGTGGAAGCCAGTGTGGACTATTTCGATTCGCTGGTCAGTCTGAAAGAAAACCTCACCTACGCCACGCTCTTTTCGCTGATCGCGGGGTTTCTATTGGGATTTCTGTTCCTGCTCTTGCAGCGGAACCTCAACCGCGCCGAACAGCATCTGTTTCTGGCGCAGACCCACGGCTATCTTGGTCGGATGGTTGCCGTGGTGGCGCATGAGATTCGGAATCCTCTGATGATCATTCGCGCGTCAGCAGAGCGGCTGCACAAGAAATCACAGGCCGATGAAAGCCGGTATATCATCGAAGAGACGGACCGTCTCAACAGCATTGTCTCCGGATACCTGGAGTTCGCGAAAGCAGAAGGACAGCTCCTATCCGGCGAACCACCGGAGCAGTTCGACCTGACCGAGCTATTGGCCAGCAGCAAACGTCATCTTTCCGAGAAGTATGCATCCCACGAACTGATCTGGTTCGGCAGTCCGCCGTCGTCGGTCATGCCAATGACCGGTCACCCGCGTTCGCTTCGCCAGGTGATCCTGAATCTCCTCATCAACGGCGCCGAGGCTTGCCTTGCCTCCGATAGGCCGATGGCGATCGGACTGTCAGCGGATGAGGTCGGCAACACTGTTATTATCAGAGTTTCTGACCACGGGCCGGGAATAGGCAAAAAAGAGCTTAAGCGGCTGTTTGAACCGTTTTATACTACGCGGCAAACCGGCTCAGGGCTTGGGCTCTATGTAAGCCGCAAGATCATTGAGGAGATGGGCGGAACTCTGAGACTTGACAGCCGTGAAGCTACCGGCACGACTGCTATAATCGAACTGCCGAAACGGACGACAACATAG